In Bacillota bacterium, the genomic stretch TAGGCTCTGTATCCAAGCTGCCTTGCAGCTGTGATTACCCTTGGCACCAAGCCACCGGACACTTTAACCTGTATTTGATAATTCGGCGTTCTGTAAAAACCAAGCCTTGTTTTCTGCTGAATTCGTCTCTGAACTGAAGTCACATTTCGCTTGCTGGTCGGGATGGTTACAAGGTAGGTTCTGTTTTGCGCAAATGAGAGGTTTGATACCGAAGTTACTTTGGCCTTGCTACTTTTCTTCTTTATGGTTTTCTTCCTGCTTTGCTTTGAGCTTTTCTTTGAACTTTTCTTTTTTACGCTAACTTTCTTCTTGCTAGCTTTTTTCTTTACCGTCTTTGCATAGGCAATGCTGCTTGAGTTTAAGCTCAAAATCGGCACTGCCGAGGTTAGACTCAAGCTCAAGCAGAGGACAATAATTACTGCAATCAGCCGTTTCTTCATCATTTACATAACCCCCAGGTACGAAATAGAACGCAAAAATCCGTGTGTTTATCCAATCTATCGGAAGTTTCTGGAAGGCACTTGAGGCATGAATATTTCTTAAGTACTTACCTGAAAGTAAAAGGTTAGTAAACTAATTAGTGAAAGCAGGGTCATAAGCCAAATATAATATGATGAGAACTGTTAGAGCGGATTTAGGCACCGCAAATCTTTTACTACAAGACAAATTAGCAATTAAGGATTAGAATATTTGCGTATCAAACAATACTTTATTTTGCAGATCACGTGCTAGCCTGTGACATAAATCTAATCAAGGAATGGTAAATGAAAGTTTTACATGTAAACAACGTAGCCAACGTCCCAGAGGGGCTTGTAAGAGGCCTAAACAGCATTGGAGTTGAAGCCCATCTTTTTCAACCATTTACAGGAATCAATAAGACAGGCAGATTTGCCAAACTAAGTGTGCTGGCGCACAGAATTAGAGATACGAGGCTGGTTGCAAAGCAAGTCCTAAAAGAGAACTATGACATTGTCCACATTCATTACGCCTATTTTGGGATATTAGGAATACTGGGCGGATATCAGTATTGGCTTCATTGCCATGGTACTGATATCCGCCGCAATTTAAATAACCCGGCATACGGCAAAATAACATCGCTAAGCCTTATGCGAGCCAAGCGCGTGCTCTATTCAACACCAGACTTAAAAAAATACGCCGACAAAATAAGACCTGATGCAGTTTTTCTTCCAAATCCGATACAAACGGATAAGTTTAAGCCGAGAAGCCTAAAGGGAACCGACGGTAAAATTCTTCTTATCAGCCGCATAGATAAAGTCAAAGGGATAGATACGGCATTTAAAGCCTTCGAAATACTTAAAAAACAAAACCCAACCGTGCAAATTGATGTATTCTCGTGGGGTCCAGACCTCGCCAGATTTAAGAATAAACAATTTGTCAACTTTATCCCAACGGTCAAACATGAAGAGCTGGGAGAGTTAATATCAAACTACCAGATAATAGTAGGCCAGTTTGATTTGGGTATCATGGGAATGTCTGAGATGGAGGCAATGGCCTGCGCAAGACCAGTTGTCAGCTATTTTAAGTACCAGGATTGGTATGCTGAGGCCCCTCCTCTTATCTCAACAAAAAACGAAGTTGAGATCGCGGCACAAATTGAAGGGCTTCTGGCAAAACCAAAACTCTGCGAAGAGATCGGACAAGCCGGGCGGGGCTGGGTTATTAAATATCATGACTATATAGCTGTCGCAAAAAAACTGGCTGAACTGTACAAGAGATGATATCTCTGACTCTAAATTCTATCTTTAATACTGCTCGAGGTATACTAGCTCTGTATTTTGCATATGTGCCATTCTATCTGCCTGATTTCGTGCCGACATTGCCATACCTGCCGGTACTCTTTAAGTTGCTTGTGCCAAAGCTGCTATCCAGCCTGTCGTTGTTCATATAGATAAAGTCCCTTCCTACTATAACCACCACATCAGCGGACCCGGACGGTCTCGCATCTGTAGATACATGTCCAAAGCCAAGTGCAGATTGAACTCGTCTTCCCAGTTCTTCTTTCTCAGCGGCAACAACAATCTGGGTCTCATAGTAGTTGAAATTGTTAGCATTTCCAAGCTCGATAACTTTGAACTGAAGCGATGTTAGCTTGTCACCCATAGCTTTTGCCATACCAGGTTTGCCGCTACCGTTTTGAACCTCTATCTTAATATTTTTGTTTTGTTTTTCTTCTTCGGTCAGTGTAAGCGGCATGTCGTTTTTAATGCGTTCAAATATCCAATCGGTTTGGCGTTTATCGAGAATGACATAGCTTATTCCGCCGATTGTCTCCGTTCCTCCGGGCAGTGTTAACATGTGGATATTCTGGCGGCCTATGGTTCTTACCTGCTGACCATAGTTTATCATCTGCGTAATTCCAAGACCTTTGTCTGTTCGTACATTACGGGATGCTATCTCTGCTAGTTGAGGTATTCTTATGACATTGCTCAAGCGCAAGAGTTTATCCATAACTGCCCTTATGAACTTCTGCTGCCGACCCATCCTGCCAAAATCGTCATCACAGTGGCGTATTCTTACGTATTTTAAGGCTTCTTCCCCATCCATATGCTGATATCCAGGCCGGATGTTTATTCCGTGCCGCAGGTCTACCAGTTTTTTCTCGACATCGATATCGATACCACCCAGCGCATCGACAATTTCTTTAAATCCCTCAAAGTCAACAACAGCATAATGGTTAATTTTCAAACCGGAAAGCTTCTCCACAGTCTTTATAACAAGCCTTGGGCCGCCAAACTGATAAGCAGCGTTTATTTTTTGCTTTCCGTGCCCCGGAATATCAACTCTTGCATCTCTGGGTATCGAGAGAAGATAGCCGACTTTTTTCTTAGGATTAATTCTAAAGACCATCAGGGTATCAGAGCGTCCGATGTCGCCCTCTTCTCCCCTGCTATCACTTCCAAGGAGAACAAATGTAACAGGCTTATCCTCAACTGGTGGAGTCAACTCGAAGTCATCATCGTTTCCCGCGTACGCCTGGTCCTCATTGTGGATTCTCGCCTCAAGGTATTTGGCATAAACAAAGCCAACCCCTGCCAGGATGATAAATATTAAAATTGACCATAGAATAAAGACCCGCAAATAGCCTCTTTTGCGCCGTCTTTCAGGTTTCTTTGGCCTTACTGGATTTTGCTTGACTACATGCTTACCTACGTACAAAAAATCCTCCAAACGGTAACCCAAACAAGGTTATCATAAAAATTAAGCAATCCTCAAGTTCCGCAGCTAAGCAAGATAAACAATTACTACGATACTCTTCCCAACGGATATCTCTCAACAATATGGATGCCCGCTTTTGATATGTTAAGATAGAGAAAGCTAATTTTCTACAGCAAAATATCACCCGTGGGGAAGAAATATGCTCAATAAGTTTCGCTCGGTAATCGAATCAGGACTCCTTTCGTTCTTGCTGTTCTGGTCGTTTGTACAATTTTACAATTTATTCTTGGTGCGAGAAGCACCGCTAACCGTTATTCTTATTATTATCGCTCATTATATAACCTCAGTATTTTGTGGTTACTGGGCTGGATGGCGTTCTAAAAATGACGGCTGGCTATATGGAATTATAGGGTACGTCCTGTTCAGAACCCTGGCCCTAAAGTTTAACGTACATGCCGTATTGCCGTTTCCTCTCCATATAAGATTACTTGGTTTTATACCCGTCCTCACACTCCTTATGTTTGGGGGAGTCATCGGGGAGCAGCGGGCACGCTATGCATCGATAAACCAACGCAACCAGGTCATCTACCCAGTAATAAAAAGAATACTGGATTTTGTCTTAAGCACTTTTGCCTTGCTCGTGCTGGGTCCTTTAATGCTGGTTATCGCAATCGGAATCAAACTTGCGTCACCCGGACCGATTTTTTTTCACCAGAGAAGAATTGGACAGCATGGCCGTCTAATTAACATAATTAAATTCCGCACGATGAATGAGGGTGCAGACAAGATAAACCACCTGCAACTTCTTAAAGCTCAGAACGATAATGCCTGCCAGATAAAAGACGACCCGAGAGTTTTTCCATTTGGGAAGCTTTTGCGAACAACCAGCTTGGATGAACTACCGCAGCTTATAAACGTTGCAACCGGTGAAATGAGCTTGATCGGCCCGAGACCACTTGTTCCTGAGGAGCTAGAAGTATCCGACGGAGCCACCTTAAAGAGATTGGAAGTAAAACCGGGCCTGACTGGGCTTGCGCAAATAAGCGGTCGAGGAAATCTAACACCTGAAGAGAGGCTGCGGATGGATATAGACTACGTTGAAAAGCAATCGTTCTTTCTTGACTTAAAGATAATGTTAATTACAGCCTGGCGAGTGCTGACCCGCCACGGCGCATATTGATGTCAATGCAATAAATTAAGCACTGCCGTGCTGCAGCCTGATGCCCTCGCTTAAAAATCCCACTTATAGCGTTAACATGGCTCGTTTAGGGAAAATATAAGAGCAAAAACCAAGGGGCAAAGGATTGGGATTTGCAGTTGTCAGTTGGGTTAAAATATTTGCAAAGCGCACGATAGTACTACTTGCATTGATTTGGGCCTTATGGATATATTACCTATTTTTCAAGTCGTTATCTTACCCAAGACTTCCTACCGCCATTTTTCTTGGTTTTTCTTTGGTGTTTTTTCTTGCCATTTATGGTTTATTCTGGTATCTGGTAAGGGGCCGCCACGGCTATCCAACCATGGACTTAGGTGACTTCCCGTTGCTTCTCTTTGCTGCATTTACTGCCATAATTGCCGATTCTTTTGTGGTTGCCGCAACAGTTGGCGATTTTCATAGCTACCTTAGCAACAACCTCCAAGAAGTCACCTTTCTTCTCACCCTTATTGCCGCCGTATTTTACCTGGGAGAACTTGTAACCAAGCGACTGAGGACTGATAATTCAGTTGTCGAGAGGATATTCATATCTGTTGTAGCCGGTCTTGGAGTCATGGCCATATTGATCCTGGTGGCAGGCGTAATTGGCTTTTTGCATCCACTGCCGATCCGCATTGTTGTACTCCTGCTGGCCACCTTAGGCGCTATTCAGCTTACCCGCCTTAGGAAACAAAGAAGTGTAGATCGTGAAGACCTTGATTTCTTGCCAAATCCTATCTCTCTTAGTCTGACCGTTATCCTTGCCTTCGGGTTTGTCGTAAGCTGGGCGCCACTATGGAACTATGATTCACTCCTTTACCATATTGGCATTCCTAAGCTCTATTTACAGACACATGGGATCTACTATATCCGCGACTTTCTCCCTGCTAACTATCCGCTAAACGGTGAGATGCTGTTTATGCTCTCACTAGCCTTAAAAGACGATATTTTAACGCAGCTACTGAGCTATTTCATTTCACTCTGGCTTATCCTTGGAGTTTTTCTCATTACCAAGCGTCTCTATTCTGACCGGGCGGCAGCTATAAGCATAGTACTCATGCTTACCCTTTCGGCATTTGTTCATAAAATTCCAGTTAGCGACAACGATGCTTTACTTTCTCTCTTTATATTGGCGTGTCTTTTTGCCTTTGCGGTCTGGCGGGAGAAAAAGCAGAACGGATGGCTTTATCTATCTGCACTAATGCTTGGATTTGCCGCAGGCACGAAGTATTCAGGCTTTCTTGTTCTGGTTACTTTTGGCCTGCCAGCACTCATAATAATTGCTACTGTAAAAGGAAAAGAGACAAGCGATAAAGCCCAAGTCGGCAAGGTTTTAGCTATCTATTTAGCTCTAACGTTAGTCGGTTTTGGACCTTGGCTTTTCAAAAACTACTTATTCACCGGAAACCCAACTTGCTCTATGTTGATGGGCATATTTGAAGATCGGGATTGCATAGCGTCCTTGACCAACCTCTTCCAAAATACGGTTAAAAATCCTAATTTACTATCCAATGGCAATGGGCCTCTTGGCTACTCCTTTATCCCCAGGTTTTTATTAATTGGAGAACCATCTGACCTGTCTATGGGTCCCGCATTACTATCCTTTTTGCCGCTTGCTTTAAGAAAAGATATCCTGGCGAAACCAATGAGTATAATCTTGGTAGTTGTGGCAGCTGGCTTCTTGATTCCCTGGTTGGTTCTTCCAGTTCAGGTCACACAATTTGCACTTCCTGGTTTAGTGCTTATCATGCCGCTTATCTCGGCAGGTATAGACAGTCTCACGTCGAACAACCGTATCATTAAAGTAGCCATCGTATTATTGCTCCTGGCCGGGGTATTTACCAACATTTTCTTGCTTACCGTAAGCCAGATCAAAGCTTTTTCTGCTGGCATGGCTTATAGTAGCCATCAGCAATTTATGCGCAACAATGCATTATATCAAGCATATAATTATATCAACAAGCACATTCCCTCCGATGAGAAAATCGCAATGGTAATTGGCGATGGCATCTACTATCTTAACAAGCGGCCTTTACTGATCTTAAACCCCCTAAACAACAGCAAGTTGAAACAAGCCGGTTTTGGTAGTCCCGAAAGGCTTATGTGGCTTCTGAGGCGTGAGGGCATTGATTATGTCCTGATAAGTAGTGAGGTTAAAAGATATGTATATAACCAGAAGGAAAATGCGTCCTATAGTATCTACCGCCCACTGGTTGAAGACCTTGACCTGCTTATTTTAAGTGAGCAACTCGACATGGTATATAAATACCAAGATATCTACTTATATAAAATAGCTGAAATACCAGCCACCCGGACACCGACTAAAAGCCAGAATAACAACTAGCCGACAATTATTTTGGTTACTGACCTAACAATTAGAGACAATGCAATGAAAAGAAACGCGGATAAAGCTTTATGGGCAGATATATCTCGAAAGATTGCCGCAAACACAGAATCCTTAAGGTATAAACGCACCTTATTTAATAGAGTCATTGCCAGCATACAAGTGAGGCTCCCTTCACTTGCCGGCAGCTGAATTGGCTTCTTAAAAATCCACGTTATAATCTTACTGTTATACCAAGCACTCTTAAGCAGTTCAATACTCCGCCGCCCGGGAAGGCTTGGAATAGCATTTTTATAGTAAACGTGCACGGCGCTTAATTTTGCGGGTGCAAGACTACTATTAACGGTGGCAGATATCCGGGTGTGAGCTTGCTCAGACTTAAGGCCGTCGATTGTTATCTGTAGACCCAGCAGGACCCAAAAGAATACGGCAGCCTGCGGGTGCTGAAAACTATTGCTAGTCAATCCATTTATCGAAAAACCTGCCACAGCAGCAAGAATAGCAGAGTTAACCCAAGAGAGAAGATTGTCTTTGGCTTTTTCTCTTGCCATATAAAGCCCATATTTGACAGAAATAAGAATAATTGCAGCAAATGAGAGCATTCCAAAAACGCCGGTCTCGGCCCATATGGTTAAAAAGGAGTTGTGTGCCCCGTAGGCGACCCATCCGACACTTGCTCCGGGATGTGTAAATACATATGCAGTAAAAGCCGCATAAAAATTGCCGATTCCTGTACCGACCCAGGGGTGCTCACATATAACGCCAATCGCAATATTCCATAGCTTCATCCTGAACCCGGCTGAACCACCGGTAATATCAATAATGCTTATAAGGCGGCTAGCTACCCTTGGCTCTATAATCAATGCTATAACAAATACTGCAACCCATAACCAGAGCAGCCGGACTTGCATGAGAGCCGACATCAGCACAACACCCACACCAGTTGCAAGCCAGCTTCCACGTGTATACGTTTGAACCAGGATGGATAGCAGAAATATAGCTATGGCAAGCATAGCAAGCTTTTGTATAAACCTGCGCTGGCTAAAAGCCAGCGCAAAGGTTATAGGTATTAGAATAACCAGGTATTCTGCATAAAAGTTAGAGTTTCCAAATGTCGAAGCGATCCGCGGGATAACATCTCCAGTTGCAATAAAGTAAAATTCTTTCTCCGCCTGCGGCAAGTTCATAAAACGGTAGATTTCATAAACACCGTAAATAGCGGAGGCCACACCACTAGCGATCATAAGATAAAGTATCTTTGTTAACTTTTCTCTAGAATCAATTGTACGCCCAACGATAAATGCAAGCGCAAAATACCCCGAGTAGCGAACAATGGCCGATACCGCCTCAGTTATCGATGGGGCAACAATAGACGAAACAGCAGCAAATAATATAAAGACAAGAAAGGTCCAGGTAAAAGGAATTGGCTGGATACCCACTCTCTTTCCAAAATAATTTATGGCATAGGAGGCAATAACCAATCCAACACACATTGAAACCGTATCTACAGGTATCGAACCTAGATTAAACCTGAAATTTACAAGCGGAACAGCAAGCACAAGTAATGACAGGGCAAATTCTATCCTCGCTAATGCCATCACAGCAACGAGAGCGCCCATTAGCGTTAACATAAAATGAGGTAAAGGTAAGAATAACCCAACTGTACCAAACAGTACGCCCAGTAAAGCAATGGCAGCAAAGGAAGGTATAAAGTCTTTTTTCAAAATAGCAAGTTCAGACAAGGCGACCCTTTCCGAATTTTAGCTCCCGGTGCATTAAGCAACATTACTTGCCAAATAAATTATTGCCTAAGATTGGTCGTCTTTAACCGCTATTCTAATTATAGTCGCCTCACCTATAAACCATTTGGTAGTAATAATAAATCTATCTCCAGCTCTGAGAATTTCGTTGCCCGTAGATATCATATCGCTCCCAGATCGACCTTTTGTTGTAATGGTTACATAAACGTCTTTATCAACAGGCGAATCAGATACTATTCTTCTACTCCCATCAAAATCTACCACCTGGGCGGGTTTGATATCGATGCTCTTTATCTTCCCAATCGATGCCTGTGCCGCCTGTTTCTTTACCAAGTCGCCTATTCTTATAGATTTGGCGACGTCGGGGCGTATATCTTTGAGTAGTATCGTATATTCAATCGTCTTATTCTCAGGAACGCTCTTTGCTTTACCCTTATTGGTTAATGTAGTGGCTGCTAAAGCAATAAGGATAAACACGCTAAGAACGATCATCAAATCAACTAAATTTATACGCCCGAAAAGCCTTCCCCTCTCATCTACCAATACCATGGAAAACAACCATCCCTAATTATTCGTTCAGCGTTTAACAGATGAGGGTCCGGTGAGTGAGAGCCATTGGCGCCAATACGCCAAACGCATCTTATCTTGCCACTACCAAAACCTTGTCCAACAGCAAGCCGATATCTCGCTTCTCACCCTGCCCATAAATTTGCTTTTTCCTTACCTCGATTTGATCCGGGTCGGTCAACTTAAACATCTTGCCTTCTGCAATAAGATGTTTATCGATCGAACCCATCCTCCCAGAGAAGAGCGTGTAAACAGGTGTCTTTAATGCAACCGCTTCGCGGTTCATAGTGCCACCGGCACTTATCACCAGGTCTGAGTAGTAGATCAAACTTTGTGCATCAATAGCCCTCTCAGGGATAATAACGTTTTTATATCCCAACATAGAAATTTCTTCACGCTGCTTCGGCGTTCTAGGAAGCAAAACTACCTGCACGTCATCGCGCGTACCTAGCTTGCGCAAGACGTCTATAAAAACCGGATTATGAAACCTGTGATAAAGCGCAACGTCAGGCGGTGTGCGCATAACAGCAATCACCTTGTTTATTTCCAATCCAAGTTCTTTGATAACCGATTCATCCGGCTTAAAATCTGCAAGGTAGTATTCCTCTTTAAGGCCCGGGTATTTGTCAATCTTTTTGTCGGTTGCACCATACGCATATAGAAGCTCGGAAGGGATAAGGTCAGGTATTAACGCTTTTGTCGATACCCTTAGATTGATGTGATGCATCGCTTTGGCAAACTCGTAGTCAAACATGGTAACGTGGGGAATTCGGAGGAAAAAGGAAGCCAGAGCGCAATCGTTTGACCCGTGGCTTATCGCAAGATTAAATCTCTTTCGAGCGGCATAAGCGATGAGTTTGCTTGTGCGGCTAAGAAGCCCGTAGATTTTCCGGTACACCTCTCTGCCCTGGTGTTTTCCAATTAAGGTATGTTCTATACCAAAGCGTTCCAGAAGCTGGGTTGTCTGGGCAAATTCACGCGCAGTCACGAATACCTCGTGTCCCTGTTCTCTAAGAGCCTTAATAAAGGGGCGGAAAATAAGCACGTGCGGCGTATTGGTCATATCTATCCAAACCCGCAATTTCTTGTCATAAGCTCCTGCTTCCTTCAAATTTTGCACCTCTTACTTAAACAAAAACCGAAAATTTAAGGATGAGACCGCATGTCACCGATTCACCGATTTTAACCCTGGACTCTATTATATTGATGTTAAGCGCTTTGCGATATATAAAGAAGCTTTTCCGTCCCCATAGAGCTTGGGAGGCTCACCTGTGGGGTTAAAGTCAGCAATATATTTGAGTATTAGATTCTCATTAGTGCCAGCAAGAATGTTCCATCCATTCTCTACCGTCTCGACCCACTCGGTTGTATTGCGAAGCGTAATACAGGGAACAGCGAAGAAAAAGGCCTCCTTCTGAACCCCCCCTGAGTCGGTAAGAATTTTTGCAGCATTTTTCTCGAGCTTTAAGAAATCGATATATCCTACAGGCTCTACTAGCCTGACCTTGGTTCCCTTAACTATATCGCTTAGGCCATGATCCTCCATGGTTTTTCTGGTTCTCGGGTGAACTGGAAACACAATCAATTTTTGTGATTTTACAAACGCCTCAAGAAGCACTTTTAGGTTGGCAGGCTCATCAGTATTAGAAGCACGATGTATCGTCGCAAGAAGATAACTTTTTGGTTTAAGTTTAAGCTTATCCAAGATAAGGGACTTTTCTTCTGCGATTGCTGCAAAATGAAGGGCGGCATCATACATAACATCGCCGACAAGCTCAACACCTTCTACTATCCCTTCATTCTCAAGATTTTCAACCGCAGTTTTTGTTGGGCAGAACAAAATGTCAGAAAGCCGGTCTGTAACAATCCTGTTTATCTCTTCTGGCATCCCGCGATCAAAAGACCTTAAGCCAGCTTCTACATGTGCAACCGGGATATGAAGCTTTGCCGCAGCAAGTGCACCGGCAAGCGTTGAGTTAGTGTCTCCATAGACGAGCACCATATCCGGCTTCTCATCAATGAGCACCGCTTCTATACGCCCTATCATCTCTGCCGTTTGCTTGCCCTGCCTGCCTGAGCCAACCCCAAGATTATAATCCGGCTTTGGCAAACCCATCTCAGCAAAAAAAATTTCGGACATATTGTAGTCGTAGTGCTGTCCGGTATGGATGAGCACTTCCCGGCATAATTTGCGGATCTCTGTTGAGACAGGAAGGCTTTTTATAAATTGCGGCCTTGCCCCAACAATTGTTGCAATCTTGATCACTTAATCATTTTCCTAACTCTAATCTAACATTAATAATAGCTGTGGATATTAACCTCGCTTCAAGACCCTTTAAAAATCTACCGCCCGCTTGATTATATCAGCTATTATTTCCATATCCGACTCTTCCAATTCAGGATACAGCGGTATTGCAATAGTTTGTTTTGATGCGGCCTCACTTACCGGCAAGTCACCTTCAGTATAACCCAAATCCTTGTAAACCTCTTGCAGATGTAGCGGAACCGGATAATAAACACCATGGCCGATGCCGTTTTCCTTGAGCGCTGTTTCTATCCTCTCTCTATTTGGTACCTTGATGATGTAGAGATGATAGACATGCTTGACGTGCTCAGGTGAGCTTGGAGTTATGATTTTAGTGTCCGCAAACAGCTTATCATAATACTTAGCTTTTTGCCTGCGAGCATTATTCCAGCGATCAATGTGTTTTAGCTTTACTAAAAGTATTGCAGCTTGAAGCTCATCAAGGCGGCTGTTGTAGCCCATCAGACTATGGTGGTATTTTTTATTGCTGCCATGTTGCCTAAGCAATCTAACTTTATCTGCCAGCTCTTTATCGTTGGTTACAACCGCTCCTCCATCACCAGCAGCTCCTAAATTCTTGCTCGGGAAGAAACTGAAGCAGGCGACCGAGCCAAGCGAGCCAACTTTTCTGCCACGGTACTCAGCCCCAATTGCCTGGCAGGCATCCTCAATAACTTTGATGCCATGCCGCTGAGCAATATCATCTATTGTATCCATTTCCGCCGGTTGGCCAAATATATGCACCGGCATTATCGCTTTAGTTCGCGCAGTTATTTTTGCTTCGATCTGCTCTACATCCAAATTATAAGTTTGCGGGTCGATATCTATAAACACCGGCTTTGCACCAAGTCTTGAGATGGACTCCGCCGTTGCGAAAAAAGTAAACGGACTTGTGATTACCTCATCGCCCGGGCCAATACCGCTCGCTTCCAGCGAAAGAACCAGCGCATCGGTACCATTTGCGACACCAACCGCATACTTGGCGCCGCAATAATCAGCAATTGCTGCTTCAAACTCCTTAACCTTTGGGCCAAGTATATAACGTCCGCTTCTTAGAACATCTAAAACAGCGGATTCTACTTCGTCTTTTATCGAGCTATATTGCGCCTGTAGGTCTAATAGTGGAATTGACATCTATCCTCCCCGGATTATGTCTTAAGTGCCAATCTTCCAACGTGCTAAATTCAAGTAAAGTTACTCAAGCTATCAGCTACCAGCTGCTAAATAATATTTCTTATCCGCAGCACTGGGCAACTGCAGCACTAGAGCACAAACACCGGTACTTTGGTACATCAAGGCTTCGGCACTAATCTTACAGTTTCTCTTCCTCAGGGACATCCCTCACAACCCTTGCTGGAACACCCATAACCAATTTCCCAGGAGGAACGTCTTTTGTCACTATAGAGCCCGCCGCAATAAAGGCCTCCTCACCTACCACAACGCCAGGCAGAAGAATAGCATTTCCGCCAACGCGAGCTCCTCGTTTTATGTGAGGGCCTTTTATATGCTTAAACCGCTCTTTAGTTCGTCCCATAAAGTTATCATTTGTCGTTGTCACGCAAGGGGCTATAAAAACATGGTCTTCAAGAGTTGTATAAGCGGTTATATATGCGTTTGATTGTACTTTAGTATAGCTGCCAATCGTGACCCCGTTTTCAATACAGACGCCCCTGCCGATAAGCGAAAACTCGCCTATCCTGCAATTCTCCCTAATTGAAGCAAGATCAGCTATCATCACATTTTCTCCAATCGATGAGCCGGCATATAATACCGCCCCTGTCCCTATAATACAGTTCGCGCCCACCTTAAGCGCCGGCTGCGGCTCACTGTAGGATAAGGTGCTGGTTTTAGCGGGATTAGGCTGCTTGCCCACAACGGCACCATCGCCCATAACTACGTTCTCGCCGATCTTGGTGCCCTCATGAATTACGCAGTTGTGGCCTATCCTGACACCCTCCCCCAGCTCAACATCGGCAAGAATAATGCAGTTTTCGCCAATTTCAACTCCTTGGGGAACCTTAGCGGTCTTATGTATAAATATGCTCAAGGCCCTAACCCTCCGCTATTTTAACAGGTTTCCCACCACTTTTAAGGGATTCCTGGGCCGCCTCAAGAACTTTTACTACCCGCAAACCATCATAGCCGTCGCTTCTTGGCGGCCGCCTTGTTTTGATAGACTCAATGAAATGCTCGCACTCTGCCCTTAAAGGCTCTCTCATCTTTATGCTGGGGATAGTTATATCGCCAAACCTTAGGGTCAAATCCTGCCCGTAAGGTGTATAGCCAGGGTTGGCACCGACACCTTTATCATAAATGCGAACTTTCTCAGAGCTTTCCATATCATCAAATACCACCATTTTTTTGTTTCCAACGACGGTAAGTTTCCTTATCTTATGAGGGTCAAGCCAGCTAACGTGAATATGGGCCATCACTTTGTCGGTGCAGGATATCGAACAAAACACGACATCTTCTACTCCGTCGGTAATATACGATTCACCACGTGCCGACACCTCAACTGGCTCCTTGCCACTCAGAAGATAGAAAATGATTGAAATGTCATGCGGGGCCAGGCTCCAGAGGGCATTCTCATCCCTTCTTACCTGGCCAAGGTTGAGCCTCTGT encodes the following:
- a CDS encoding DUF354 domain-containing protein produces the protein MKEAGAYDKKLRVWIDMTNTPHVLIFRPFIKALREQGHEVFVTAREFAQTTQLLERFGIEHTLIGKHQGREVYRKIYGLLSRTSKLIAYAARKRFNLAISHGSNDCALASFFLRIPHVTMFDYEFAKAMHHINLRVSTKALIPDLIPSELLYAYGATDKKIDKYPGLKEEYYLADFKPDESVIKELGLEINKVIAVMRTPPDVALYHRFHNPVFIDVLRKLGTRDDVQVVLLPRTPKQREEISMLGYKNVIIPERAIDAQSLIYYSDLVISAGGTMNREAVALKTPVYTLFSGRMGSIDKHLIAEGKMFKLTDPDQIEVRKKQIYGQGEKRDIGLLLDKVLVVAR
- a CDS encoding O-antigen ligase family protein, encoding MSELAILKKDFIPSFAAIALLGVLFGTVGLFLPLPHFMLTLMGALVAVMALARIEFALSLLVLAVPLVNFRFNLGSIPVDTVSMCVGLVIASYAINYFGKRVGIQPIPFTWTFLVFILFAAVSSIVAPSITEAVSAIVRYSGYFALAFIVGRTIDSREKLTKILYLMIASGVASAIYGVYEIYRFMNLPQAEKEFYFIATGDVIPRIASTFGNSNFYAEYLVILIPITFALAFSQRRFIQKLAMLAIAIFLLSILVQTYTRGSWLATGVGVVLMSALMQVRLLWLWVAVFVIALIIEPRVASRLISIIDITGGSAGFRMKLWNIAIGVICEHPWVGTGIGNFYAAFTAYVFTHPGASVGWVAYGAHNSFLTIWAETGVFGMLSFAAIILISVKYGLYMAREKAKDNLLSWVNSAILAAVAGFSINGLTSNSFQHPQAAVFFWVLLGLQITIDGLKSEQAHTRISATVNSSLAPAKLSAVHVYYKNAIPSLPGRRSIELLKSAWYNSKIITWIFKKPIQLPASEGSLTCMLAMTLLNKVRLYLKDSVFAAIFRDISAHKALSAFLFIALSLIVRSVTKIIVG
- the wecB gene encoding UDP-N-acetylglucosamine 2-epimerase (non-hydrolyzing); this encodes MKIATIVGARPQFIKSLPVSTEIRKLCREVLIHTGQHYDYNMSEIFFAEMGLPKPDYNLGVGSGRQGKQTAEMIGRIEAVLIDEKPDMVLVYGDTNSTLAGALAAAKLHIPVAHVEAGLRSFDRGMPEEINRIVTDRLSDILFCPTKTAVENLENEGIVEGVELVGDVMYDAALHFAAIAEEKSLILDKLKLKPKSYLLATIHRASNTDEPANLKVLLEAFVKSQKLIVFPVHPRTRKTMEDHGLSDIVKGTKVRLVEPVGYIDFLKLEKNAAKILTDSGGVQKEAFFFAVPCITLRNTTEWVETVENGWNILAGTNENLILKYIADFNPTGEPPKLYGDGKASLYIAKRLTSI
- a CDS encoding DegT/DnrJ/EryC1/StrS family aminotransferase, which gives rise to MSIPLLDLQAQYSSIKDEVESAVLDVLRSGRYILGPKVKEFEAAIADYCGAKYAVGVANGTDALVLSLEASGIGPGDEVITSPFTFFATAESISRLGAKPVFIDIDPQTYNLDVEQIEAKITARTKAIMPVHIFGQPAEMDTIDDIAQRHGIKVIEDACQAIGAEYRGRKVGSLGSVACFSFFPSKNLGAAGDGGAVVTNDKELADKVRLLRQHGSNKKYHHSLMGYNSRLDELQAAILLVKLKHIDRWNNARRQKAKYYDKLFADTKIITPSSPEHVKHVYHLYIIKVPNRERIETALKENGIGHGVYYPVPLHLQEVYKDLGYTEGDLPVSEAASKQTIAIPLYPELEESDMEIIADIIKRAVDF
- a CDS encoding DUF4330 domain-containing protein yields the protein MVLVDERGRLFGRINLVDLMIVLSVFILIALAATTLTNKGKAKSVPENKTIEYTILLKDIRPDVAKSIRIGDLVKKQAAQASIGKIKSIDIKPAQVVDFDGSRRIVSDSPVDKDVYVTITTKGRSGSDMISTGNEILRAGDRFIITTKWFIGEATIIRIAVKDDQS